Below is a genomic region from Isosphaeraceae bacterium EP7.
CTGGCGATGATCGACGACCTGACCGACCTGGCCAGGGTCGAGATCGGCTCGATCCGGTTCGAGCGCCGGGCGTTCGCCTTCCGCACGCTGCTCGAGTCGGACCTGGAGCGGCTGACGCGTGCCGCAGGCGGGCGAGGCGTCGAGCTCTCGGGCCGCTGGGTCTGCGACGGTCCGGCCGAGTTCATCGGCGACGCCGGTCGGATGCGCCAGATCGTGCTCGGGCTGCTCAACGCGGCGCTCTCGGCCACGCAGTCCGGCCGCATCGAGGTCTCCGCCGAGTGCCTCGGAGGGGGCCCGACCTGGGAGGTTTCCGTGGAGGCGCCCAGCTTCGGCGTCGCCCCGGCCGAGCTGGCACGCCTGCTTGCCGGCGACGACTGGGCCGGCTCCGACGCGGTCCAATCCGAAGGCGGCCGCGTCCTCCCCCTGATCCTATCGCGCCGGCTGGCCGAGGGCCTGGGCGGGCGATTCGCCGTCGAGCCGCGGGAAGACGGGGCGACGCGGGCGGTCCTGCGAGTCGACTCGGCCGCCGAGCCTTCCGCCGAATCTCCCTGCGCCGAGCCAGCCGCATGCCCCGCGCCGGAGGAGATCCCGGACCTGCCGCCGCTGTCGATCCTGCTGGCCGAGGACAGCCCGGTGAACCAGGGGCTCGTCCGCCTCTTCCTGGGGCGTCTCGGGCAGTCGGCCGACGTCGCGAGCAACGGCCTGGAAGTGATGGAGGCGGTCTCGAAGAACGCGTATGACGTCATTCTGATGGATGTGCAGATGCCCGAGCTGGATGGCCTCTCGGCCTCGCGCCGGCTCAGGGCCGAGCTGCCCGAGGACCGCCAGCCCTGGATCATCGGCCTGACGGCGATGGCCCCACCCGAGGGCCGCCAGGAATGCCTGGACGCGGGCATGGATGACTACCTGCCCAAGCCCATCCAGCTCAGCCAGCTCGCCGCGGCGCTGGCCAGGCAGACGCCCCGGGTCGCCATCGCGATTGCGCCGTTTTAGGCTGCTTGCCCTCGTCATTCGCCGCGTGCGAAACCAGTCACTTCCTGGGCTGTTCTTCGTTGACCGGTTTGTCCCGCGGCAGCTCATATGACTTTCCGGATTGGTGCAGGACCATCGCCAACACCTTGCCACCGCCGTCTTTCTTGAATGAGACTGCGACCGCGTCGTAGAGAACGAACCGCCAGCGCCCCTCCTTGTCGGGCTCCCTCAGCTCGAACACCAGTTGATTGGGATGATCCAGGGCCAGCTTCCCGCAGCGGAAGAGCACCCGGAACGGGGTGTTCTTGTGTCGCCCGAAGTTCGCGTAATAGGTGCCGATCAGCGGTTTCATCTCTTCCGGCACTTCGCCGGCGCCCTCGCGCCGGACCAGCGCATCCTGGATCGTCGTCTCCAACCGGATCGTGCTGA
It encodes:
- a CDS encoding response regulator; amino-acid sequence: MTGLPDETDEPREAAAGSRILIVDDSPTNRLHLELLAGRMGHATAAVADGRAALEQAASSPPDLIVLDLSLDDPGPIEVIEALQRDPATAEIPLIVVANPDDLATLAEALHHPGTLALSRPFCAASLAGRISAAREAARPMTSRAQPRGDGHSQGSILQLLSHLGHDLRSPLNAVQGYSQLVRDELRDMGHEDLADDLVKVLDGGKRMLAMIDDLTDLARVEIGSIRFERRAFAFRTLLESDLERLTRAAGGRGVELSGRWVCDGPAEFIGDAGRMRQIVLGLLNAALSATQSGRIEVSAECLGGGPTWEVSVEAPSFGVAPAELARLLAGDDWAGSDAVQSEGGRVLPLILSRRLAEGLGGRFAVEPREDGATRAVLRVDSAAEPSAESPCAEPAACPAPEEIPDLPPLSILLAEDSPVNQGLVRLFLGRLGQSADVASNGLEVMEAVSKNAYDVILMDVQMPELDGLSASRRLRAELPEDRQPWIIGLTAMAPPEGRQECLDAGMDDYLPKPIQLSQLAAALARQTPRVAIAIAPF